From the genome of Rhodothermales bacterium:
TCAGATCGATCACGCTCTTGAACTCTGCCTTCACCTGGTCGTCGGTGCAGAAGATGTGCGCGTCGTCCTGCGTAAACCCGCGCACGCGGGTCAGGCCGCCCAGTTCGCCGGACTGTTCGTAGCGGTACACGGTGCCGAACTCGGCGTACCGCACCGGCAAATCCCGGTACGAGTGCATCTTGCTCGCGTAGATCTGGGTATGGTGCGGGCAGTTCATGGGCTTGAGGAGATACCCCTCCTGCTGCTCCGCATCCTCGAACATGGGCGGGAACTGGCTGTCCTTATAATAGGGGTAGTGCCCACTGGTCTGGTACAACTCGAGCCGGCCGATATGCGGTGTCACCACCGGCTGATACCCGCGCTTCACCTGCTCGCGCTTCAAGAAATCAGCCAGGTTCTCGCGCAGCACGGCGCCTTTGGGCAGCCACATGGGCAGGCCCGGACCCACCTTGGCGCTGAAGGTAAACAACTCCAGCTCCTTTCCCAGCTTGCGGTGGTCGCGCTGCTTCGCGAGTTCGATACGCTCGATGTACTCGTCCAGCTCCTTCTTCTTCGGGAAGGTGATGCCGTAGATGCGGGTAAGCTGCGGCCGCTTTTCGTCCCCGCGCCAGTAGGCGCCGGCGATGTTGAGCAGCTTCGGGTTTTTGATGAGCCCCGTCGACGGCACGTGCGGGCCACGGCACAGATCGACAAACCCGCCCTGCTCGTAAAACGTGATGGCGCCGTCTTCCAGATCGGCAATGAGCTCCAGCTTGTAGCCGTCGCCCTTTTTTGTGAAGTAGTCGACGGCCTCTTGCTTCGACACCGCGCGCCGGCGGAAGGGCACGTCGCGCTTCGAAAGCTCGGTCATCTTCGCCTCGATGGCCGCGAGGTCGTCGGGGCCGAGCTTGCGGTCCCCAAGGTCGATGTCGTAATAAAACCCGTTCTCGATCGCTGGCCCGATGCCAAACTGCACCCCCGGATACAACGCTTCGAGCGCCTCGGCCAGGAGGTGGGCCGACGAGTGCCAGTAGGCCATCCGCCCTTCCGCATCGCGCCACGTGAGGATCTGCACCCGGGCATCGCGGTCGATGGGCCGGCCGAGGTCCCATACCTCGCCGTTCACGTTGATCGCCAGCGCCATCCGCGCCAGGCCATCCGAAATGCCCTCGGCAATCGCCTGGCCGGTCACGCCGGCGTCCATTTCCAGGACCGATCCATCAGGCAGCGTAATCTTGATCATGGCGGATGAGACGAGGCGCACAGGCCTCGCAACGGGTGTAGACGTATAAGGGATCCGGACATACCCGGTCGGACGACACGAGGATCCCGGCCCGTTTCGACGCCGCGATTAATAATTGATGCAAATTCGGCCTTATCCGTCAGAAACCTTCGAGATTTGCATGTTGCATAAGGAGCAAGTCATCCCCGCGAAGGCGGGGACCCAGCCATCAGACTGGCATTTTCCTGGTTCCCCGCCTGCGCGGGGATGACCCACTTACGTATGAAATATGCTAATCTCAACCATTTCTCATGCAATCACCTTCGCCTGCTTCAGCTTTCGGTACAACGCCACGCCCAGCGCCGCGCCGGCGATACCACCCAGCACGAATACAGCGCCCAGATCGAGATACGTCACCCCCGCATCCAACTGCCCGATGAGGGTATTGGCGATGACGAGGGCCCAGAACAGGGCCAGGACGGCCGTGACGATGAGGGAGGATAACGTATAGCGTTTCATATCAGGCCTCCACGATGGTGTGGGAATAAGACGCCTCATGGTACGAACAAGCCGGCCCATTGGATACGCCCGTGCCCCCATCCACGAAATCATCACGGGGCATCAGCGGGCGCCAGTAAGGCCTCTATCCGCAGCTCCACCGTATCCGCCACCTTCATCACCAGCATCCGCGGCGGCGAGATCTTGTAGTCGGTCATGTTCAGGTCCCACGTGGCCGTCACCATCAGCCCATCCGGCATCACCTGCAGTCCACCCGCCACCTCGATCTCCTGGCTGACGCCGTGCATCGTCATCGTGCCACGAACGAGGGCTGGCTGGAT
Proteins encoded in this window:
- the thrS gene encoding threonine--tRNA ligase produces the protein MIKITLPDGSVLEMDAGVTGQAIAEGISDGLARMALAINVNGEVWDLGRPIDRDARVQILTWRDAEGRMAYWHSSAHLLAEALEALYPGVQFGIGPAIENGFYYDIDLGDRKLGPDDLAAIEAKMTELSKRDVPFRRRAVSKQEAVDYFTKKGDGYKLELIADLEDGAITFYEQGGFVDLCRGPHVPSTGLIKNPKLLNIAGAYWRGDEKRPQLTRIYGITFPKKKELDEYIERIELAKQRDHRKLGKELELFTFSAKVGPGLPMWLPKGAVLRENLADFLKREQVKRGYQPVVTPHIGRLELYQTSGHYPYYKDSQFPPMFEDAEQQEGYLLKPMNCPHHTQIYASKMHSYRDLPVRYAEFGTVYRYEQSGELGGLTRVRGFTQDDAHIFCTDDQVKAEFKSVIDLTLTVLSALEFTDFKAQISLRDPANKDKYVGEDSQWERAEQAIREAAVEMNLNAFEAEGEAAFYGPKLDFMVKDALGREWQLGTVQLDYNLPQRFDLTYIGEDNEKHRPVMIHRAPFGSMERFIGVLIEHCGGNFPTWLAPVQVAVLPISLDMNAYATAVHNRLIEAGFRSELDLRNEKIGYKIRGAEVQKVPFMLVLGRKEAEEGTVAVRQHRVGAQESMTLDGFLAHLKREATSGIRQA